In Paenibacillus sp. FSL M7-0420, a single genomic region encodes these proteins:
- a CDS encoding glutamate ABC transporter substrate-binding protein: MKMSKSFKVLSVLLIAAILVIAGCGNNKGKNDNAAGGNAAGGAAADSAAIAKIKERGKLLVGVKFDTRLFGLKDPASGNVEGFDIDISKAIAKKILGDENAIELKEVTSKTRIPMLNNGEIDMVVATMTITEDRKKEVDFSDVYFQAGQSLLVKKGSAITGLESVTKDTKILGSKGATSIKNIKEKVPGVTVLEFDNYQDAFSALKAGQGDALTTDDAILYGMASQDPGFEVVGKPFTDEPYGIAVQKGNADVVKAINDTLAELKANGEYDAIYTKWIGKAPAK; the protein is encoded by the coding sequence ATGAAAATGTCCAAGAGCTTCAAGGTGTTAAGTGTGCTGCTGATTGCGGCCATACTGGTCATTGCCGGGTGCGGCAACAACAAGGGCAAGAACGACAATGCGGCAGGCGGCAACGCTGCCGGAGGAGCAGCCGCTGACTCTGCGGCCATTGCCAAGATCAAGGAGCGCGGCAAGCTGCTCGTCGGCGTGAAGTTCGACACCCGCCTGTTCGGTCTGAAGGACCCGGCCTCCGGCAACGTGGAAGGCTTCGACATCGATATCTCCAAGGCCATCGCCAAAAAAATTCTCGGTGACGAGAATGCCATTGAGCTGAAGGAGGTCACCTCCAAGACGCGTATTCCGATGCTGAATAACGGCGAGATCGATATGGTGGTGGCTACCATGACCATTACGGAGGACCGCAAGAAGGAAGTCGATTTCTCTGACGTCTATTTCCAGGCCGGCCAGTCCCTGCTGGTGAAGAAGGGCAGCGCGATTACAGGCCTGGAGAGCGTTACGAAGGATACGAAGATCCTCGGCTCCAAGGGGGCGACCTCGATCAAGAATATCAAAGAGAAGGTGCCGGGCGTAACCGTGCTTGAGTTCGACAACTACCAGGATGCCTTCAGCGCGCTCAAGGCGGGTCAGGGCGATGCGCTCACTACAGATGATGCGATTCTGTACGGAATGGCCTCACAGGACCCCGGGTTCGAGGTTGTTGGGAAGCCGTTCACCGATGAGCCTTACGGCATTGCGGTCCAGAAAGGCAACGCCGATGTAGTTAAGGCGATTAATGATACACTGGCTGAACTAAAGGCGAACGGGGAGTATGATGCCATCTACACGAAGTGGATTGGTAAAGCTCCTGCTAAATAA
- a CDS encoding amino acid ABC transporter permease has product MDFSILTNYFGLYMEGFYGTLLSSVLALIGSFLIGAVVAVFRMTSVKGLRWFGAVYVEFIRNIPLLLVVYIFYYGPSALGFTLDGFKAGTIGLAVYTSAFIAEAIRAGIMAVPKGQMEAARSSGLSYIQTMLHIILPQAIKLVIPPLGNQFINLIKNSSVLTLVAGLDLMYFADGISTETYRTFDTYIFVAVFYLVLTLPLSYGVRIWERRLQRKY; this is encoded by the coding sequence ATGGATTTCTCAATATTAACGAACTACTTCGGATTGTATATGGAAGGCTTCTACGGTACGCTGCTGTCCAGTGTACTGGCCCTGATCGGCAGCTTCCTGATCGGCGCGGTCGTTGCCGTCTTCCGCATGACTTCAGTCAAGGGTCTGCGCTGGTTCGGTGCGGTGTATGTGGAGTTCATCCGCAACATCCCGCTGCTGCTGGTCGTGTATATTTTCTATTACGGGCCTTCCGCTCTGGGCTTCACACTGGACGGCTTCAAGGCAGGAACCATTGGACTCGCCGTATATACCTCGGCCTTCATCGCCGAAGCGATCCGTGCCGGAATTATGGCCGTGCCCAAGGGACAGATGGAGGCGGCACGTTCCTCCGGTCTCAGCTACATACAGACGATGCTGCATATCATTCTGCCGCAGGCGATCAAGCTGGTGATCCCGCCGCTCGGCAACCAGTTCATTAACCTGATTAAGAACTCCTCGGTACTGACTCTGGTGGCCGGTCTTGATCTGATGTACTTCGCCGACGGGATCTCTACAGAGACTTACCGTACCTTCGACACCTACATTTTCGTAGCGGTATTCTATCTGGTGCTTACGCTTCCGCTCAGCTACGGCGTGCGGATCTGGGAGCGCAGACTGCAGCGCAAATATTAA
- a CDS encoding amino acid ABC transporter permease: protein MDFTGAYSADNLKFLLDGLYVTLIVAFVSIFLSFIIGCIIGVIRYSEVPVLSPVMFYLVELIRNLPLLLIIFFIRFALPEVGIKLGLITAAIAALTIFEAAMIAEIVRGGLMSIDKGQIEAARSSGLSSVQTLWHIVLPQGLRRMVPPLVSQFISLLKDTSLAVVISLPELMHNANIVIGHSYSYAIPTLALVALIYFVVNYLLSLLSRRLEHRAV from the coding sequence ATGGATTTCACAGGTGCATACTCTGCCGATAATTTGAAGTTTCTGCTGGACGGATTGTATGTGACGCTGATCGTTGCTTTTGTATCGATCTTCCTGAGCTTTATCATCGGCTGTATTATTGGCGTCATCCGCTACTCGGAGGTGCCGGTGCTGTCTCCGGTCATGTTCTACCTGGTGGAGCTGATCCGTAATCTGCCGCTGCTGCTGATCATCTTCTTCATCCGCTTCGCCTTGCCGGAGGTCGGGATCAAGCTCGGACTGATTACTGCGGCCATTGCGGCATTAACCATCTTCGAGGCGGCGATGATTGCCGAGATTGTCCGCGGCGGCTTAATGTCTATCGACAAGGGGCAGATTGAGGCGGCGCGCTCCTCCGGTCTCAGCAGTGTACAGACCTTATGGCATATCGTGCTTCCCCAGGGGCTGCGGCGGATGGTCCCGCCACTGGTCAGCCAGTTCATCTCCCTGCTGAAGGATACCTCGCTCGCTGTTGTGATTTCCCTGCCGGAGCTGATGCATAATGCCAACATTGTCATTGGCCACAGCTACAGCTATGCCATCCCTACGCTGGCGCTGGTTGCCCTGATTTATTTTGTCGTCAATTACCTGCTGTCGCTGCTGTCCAGAAGGCTTGAGCACAGAGCGGTATAA
- a CDS encoding ATP-binding protein: MGQSILRMKAVQILLVAAVTAVAGEFKINPFDGDIFRIAMGSSAFLLFLLLMRQLPYIRTGCAAGVVVLLFRTAMDMVEGSGLTVEQSLSSHFSAMIYYMVFGALMHVIKSRIDTFHPLVLGAVAALIDLLSNEMELLTRLIVLDSATFRLNEWTYLMAIAVLRTYFTTGVYSSISVSQLRIREREQHERTQQMLGFGSGLYGEVFYLKKSIGTLEQVTLNSFELYTKLKDGEGTGRYSRQVLDITQQLHEVKKDSQRILAGLVKLVEREVNGDMPLSGILRFAVKSNAKYAEMLGKDIKFHIHITSDYTTDSYIPLLTLLNNLTANAVEVIQGTGSIHLNAYEQDGMTILTVNDSGTGIGKRDLDLLFEPGFTTKFDEEGIAATGIGLSHVRDIVNMFEGSITVQPVSHTGGAMFQITVPSIKLRKEE; the protein is encoded by the coding sequence ATGGGACAATCGATTCTGAGAATGAAGGCGGTACAGATTCTGCTGGTGGCCGCCGTTACTGCGGTAGCCGGAGAATTCAAGATCAACCCGTTTGACGGAGATATCTTCCGGATTGCCATGGGCAGCAGCGCTTTTCTCCTCTTCCTGCTGTTAATGAGGCAGCTGCCGTATATCCGCACAGGCTGTGCTGCCGGGGTGGTCGTGCTGCTGTTCCGCACTGCCATGGATATGGTGGAGGGGAGCGGACTGACGGTAGAGCAGAGTCTTAGCAGCCACTTCTCGGCAATGATCTATTATATGGTATTCGGCGCACTGATGCATGTCATCAAGAGCCGGATCGATACGTTTCATCCGCTGGTGCTGGGCGCGGTTGCCGCGCTGATCGATCTTCTGTCGAATGAGATGGAGCTGCTGACCCGGCTGATTGTGCTGGATTCGGCTACCTTCCGGCTGAACGAGTGGACGTATCTGATGGCGATTGCGGTCTTGCGTACCTATTTCACCACAGGGGTATACAGCAGTATCTCTGTCAGCCAGCTGCGTATCCGGGAGCGGGAGCAGCATGAGCGGACCCAGCAGATGCTCGGATTCGGCTCCGGCCTGTACGGGGAAGTATTCTATCTGAAGAAGTCCATAGGCACCCTGGAGCAGGTAACGCTGAACAGCTTCGAGCTGTACACCAAGCTGAAGGACGGGGAAGGCACGGGGCGTTACAGCCGGCAGGTGCTGGATATCACCCAGCAGCTCCATGAGGTGAAGAAGGATTCGCAGCGGATTCTGGCGGGGCTGGTGAAGCTGGTGGAGCGTGAGGTGAACGGGGACATGCCCCTATCAGGCATTCTGCGGTTCGCGGTTAAGAGCAATGCCAAATATGCGGAAATGCTGGGCAAAGATATTAAGTTCCATATTCACATCACCTCCGATTACACAACCGACAGCTACATTCCTCTATTGACCCTGCTTAACAATCTCACCGCCAATGCGGTGGAAGTCATCCAAGGAACAGGCAGCATCCATCTGAACGCTTATGAGCAGGACGGCATGACGATTCTGACAGTGAACGATAGCGGGACAGGCATCGGGAAGCGTGATCTCGATCTGCTGTTCGAGCCGGGCTTCACCACGAAATTCGATGAAGAGGGGATCGCTGCCACAGGGATCGGGCTCTCTCATGTTCGGGATATAGTGAATATGTTCGAGGGAAGCATTACGGTTCAGCCGGTATCGCATACCGGAGGGGCCATGTTCCAGATTACAGTGCCGAGCATTAAGCTGCGGAAGGAGGAATAG
- a CDS encoding response regulator has product MPLSFCIVDDDASARRMLQHIIEDSGLGEVTGTAASGQEGIALILSETPDIVLMDLLMPDQDGIETILSLQAQGCRSKFVMISQIENGDMVSRAYRSGIEFFIRKPINKIEVESVLYKVNERYAMGRYLDEIKMTLGKLEGLQFGLPQLPPGKRTVKEIVQPILMNMGMISENGSRDIITIMELAVAEGKSGSLPSLKELYELTAAKYRPVPAEAAKEVKAIEQRLRRALAAGLTSLASIGLTDYGNPKFEHYAPLYFDFEEVRLKMKEIEQGRDSGKVKVNIKKFLQVLHLEVLEGLGR; this is encoded by the coding sequence ATGCCGCTATCATTCTGTATTGTAGATGACGATGCGTCGGCGAGAAGAATGCTGCAGCATATTATTGAGGACAGCGGGCTTGGTGAGGTGACGGGTACCGCAGCGAGCGGACAGGAGGGGATCGCTCTGATTCTGAGCGAGACCCCGGACATTGTGCTGATGGATCTGCTGATGCCGGACCAGGACGGGATTGAGACCATCCTCTCTCTTCAGGCACAGGGCTGCCGTTCCAAATTCGTCATGATCTCGCAGATTGAGAACGGGGATATGGTCAGCCGCGCCTACAGGAGCGGAATTGAATTCTTCATCCGCAAGCCGATCAACAAGATTGAAGTCGAATCTGTTCTATATAAAGTGAATGAACGTTACGCCATGGGCCGTTATCTGGATGAGATCAAGATGACGCTGGGCAAGCTGGAGGGTCTGCAGTTCGGACTGCCGCAGCTGCCGCCGGGCAAGCGTACCGTCAAGGAGATTGTCCAGCCGATTCTGATGAATATGGGCATGATCTCGGAGAACGGCAGCCGTGATATTATCACCATCATGGAGCTGGCGGTAGCGGAAGGGAAGAGCGGAAGTCTTCCGTCCCTGAAGGAGCTGTATGAGCTGACTGCTGCCAAGTACAGACCGGTGCCTGCGGAAGCAGCCAAAGAGGTCAAGGCTATTGAGCAGCGTCTGCGCCGCGCTTTGGCGGCGGGTCTGACAAGTCTCGCGTCCATCGGTCTGACGGATTACGGGAATCCGAAGTTCGAGCATTATGCGCCGCTGTATTTCGACTTCGAAGAGGTACGCCTGAAGATGAAGGAAATTGAACAGGGCAGGGATAGCGGCAAGGTGAAGGTGAACATTAAGAAATTCCTGCAGGTGCTTCATCTGGAGGTGCTGGAAGGCTTGGGCCGATAA
- the corA gene encoding magnesium/cobalt transporter CorA — protein MIRTLAVTHTGEILTDLLLQDIVLDDYAWIWADFAMPTDDETLSLDTYFHFHPLAIEDCMHVLQRPKLDYYEDVQFFVLHSLNERTLEAEEIDLFLSPKFLVSYHHQDKPEMEEAWQMVKAEIHSRKGWSGGPMAAAYTVMDKLVDRYFPSLYTLEDELADLESQGGNESVEELMSQVFNVRGRLLKLRRTIVPMRDLMYRIVNSQHVQSNGEERVYFGDIYDHLLKLTDMIEVDREMTADLRDSYISLNSNRMNSIMKTLTVITTVFMPLTLIAGIYGMNFRVMPELEWKYSYFAVLLLMLVLGIGMFGWFRRSGWFK, from the coding sequence ATGATACGAACACTTGCCGTAACGCATACAGGCGAGATACTGACCGATCTGCTGCTTCAGGATATTGTCCTGGATGATTATGCCTGGATCTGGGCGGATTTCGCTATGCCGACGGATGATGAAACCTTGTCGCTGGACACCTATTTTCATTTTCACCCGCTGGCGATTGAAGACTGTATGCATGTCTTGCAGCGGCCGAAGCTGGATTATTACGAGGATGTGCAGTTCTTCGTGCTGCATTCGCTGAATGAGCGGACATTGGAGGCCGAAGAGATCGACCTGTTCCTCAGCCCGAAATTTCTCGTCTCCTACCATCATCAGGACAAGCCGGAGATGGAGGAAGCGTGGCAGATGGTCAAAGCTGAGATTCATAGCCGCAAGGGCTGGTCGGGCGGGCCGATGGCCGCTGCTTACACAGTGATGGACAAGCTGGTCGACAGGTATTTCCCGTCTCTGTATACGCTGGAGGATGAACTCGCGGATCTGGAGAGCCAGGGCGGCAACGAATCGGTGGAAGAGCTGATGAGCCAGGTCTTCAATGTGCGCGGAAGGCTGCTGAAGCTGCGGCGGACGATTGTGCCGATGCGTGATCTGATGTACCGGATCGTCAATTCGCAGCATGTGCAGAGTAACGGCGAGGAGCGGGTCTACTTCGGCGATATCTACGATCATCTGCTGAAGCTGACCGACATGATTGAAGTGGACCGGGAAATGACCGCCGACCTGCGTGACAGCTATATCTCGCTCAACTCCAACCGGATGAACTCCATCATGAAGACACTCACGGTGATTACCACGGTATTCATGCCGCTGACGCTGATCGCCGGAATCTATGGAATGAACTTCAGGGTGATGCCGGAGCTGGAATGGAAGTACAGCTATTTCGCAGTGCTGCTGCTTATGCTGGTGCTGGGGATCGGGATGTTCGGCTGGTTCCGGCGGAGCGGCTGGTTTAAGTAG
- a CDS encoding tyrosine protein kinase produces MPQHYYNHSRQQGRSLAEPYNPSPYPGLSAYTPAPLPGEPELLPAYSAEVTDTALALPAAEASTAKAGGLLGGLGNLGSLANMEQIKGIVDRMGGIDGIVNTMGKVQKVMQGFSQMAPMVKLVMGGFGKGKGSGAGELAAEEDAALYSPKRRKKRRPVTKRRNTTSKKRKSGGPSSVKRRRS; encoded by the coding sequence ATGCCTCAGCATTACTATAATCATTCCCGCCAGCAAGGCCGTTCACTGGCTGAACCTTACAATCCGTCACCTTACCCGGGACTATCTGCTTATACACCTGCCCCGCTTCCCGGAGAACCTGAGCTGCTGCCTGCTTACAGCGCCGAAGTCACCGATACGGCACTCGCGCTCCCTGCTGCAGAAGCCTCTACCGCGAAGGCCGGAGGCCTGCTGGGCGGACTTGGCAATCTTGGAAGTCTGGCGAATATGGAACAGATCAAGGGCATCGTTGACCGGATGGGCGGAATTGACGGAATCGTCAATACCATGGGCAAGGTGCAGAAGGTGATGCAGGGCTTCTCACAGATGGCTCCGATGGTGAAGCTTGTGATGGGCGGGTTCGGCAAAGGCAAGGGAAGCGGAGCGGGAGAGCTCGCCGCCGAAGAGGATGCAGCCCTTTATAGCCCCAAACGGCGCAAAAAAAGACGCCCCGTCACGAAGCGCCGCAATACCACCTCCAAGAAGCGTAAATCCGGTGGGCCTTCCTCCGTTAAACGCCGCCGCTCCTAA
- a CDS encoding YerC/YecD family TrpR-related protein, translating into MQLKKLNDKSIDQLFEAILTLKNMEECYVFFDDLCTVNEIQSLSQRLEVARMLGKGSTYNQIEAETGASTATISRVKRCLNYGNDGYKLTLERLGR; encoded by the coding sequence ATGCAGCTAAAGAAGCTAAACGATAAAAGTATCGATCAATTATTTGAGGCTATTTTAACATTGAAAAATATGGAAGAATGCTATGTATTCTTTGACGACCTGTGCACCGTGAACGAAATTCAATCGCTCTCACAGCGCCTTGAGGTGGCCCGGATGCTGGGCAAGGGGTCTACATATAATCAGATTGAAGCCGAGACGGGGGCCAGTACGGCAACAATCTCGCGCGTGAAGCGCTGCCTGAACTACGGCAATGACGGTTATAAGCTTACGCTGGAACGTCTGGGCCGATAA
- a CDS encoding sirohydrochlorin chelatase gives MVPGVLLISHGSRDQAWVSMVDEAVSHLTLREELPVAVAFLELVEGRLIQDGIDKLEHAGVTDIIVIPLFVSSGSTHVDEIEYALGAKPVPERETDLEPFRVAAKIHYGYPVDDDPDIAQMLWDKLRGLSKHPGREMVLLVGHGSRHDGFRQRWEQGIYSLAARVREISGLAAADYGLLNPDSVRSRVVHWQEQGYDVLVAPLFLSEGYFTKVVIPQRLEGLNYAYSGQTLLPHPLLPRWIQRQVEAALQRLEGQR, from the coding sequence ATGGTTCCGGGTGTATTGTTAATCAGTCACGGCTCCCGTGATCAGGCCTGGGTGTCGATGGTAGATGAGGCAGTGAGCCATCTCACGCTCAGGGAGGAGCTGCCGGTGGCAGTGGCTTTCCTTGAGCTGGTAGAAGGACGATTGATACAAGATGGAATTGATAAGCTGGAACATGCAGGGGTCACAGATATTATTGTGATCCCCTTGTTTGTGTCTTCCGGCAGCACGCATGTCGATGAGATAGAATATGCGCTGGGTGCGAAGCCGGTTCCTGAACGGGAGACCGATCTTGAGCCGTTCAGAGTTGCTGCGAAGATTCATTACGGCTATCCGGTCGATGACGATCCCGATATTGCACAGATGCTGTGGGATAAGCTCCGGGGACTGTCGAAGCATCCCGGCAGAGAGATGGTGCTGCTGGTCGGACACGGCAGCAGGCATGACGGCTTCCGGCAGCGCTGGGAGCAGGGCATCTATTCGCTTGCGGCGCGGGTACGGGAGATAAGCGGGCTGGCCGCGGCTGATTACGGGCTGTTGAACCCGGATAGTGTAAGAAGCCGGGTGGTGCATTGGCAGGAGCAGGGCTATGATGTGCTGGTGGCTCCGCTCTTTTTGAGTGAGGGGTACTTCACCAAGGTGGTTATTCCGCAGCGGCTGGAGGGGCTGAATTATGCTTACTCCGGCCAGACGCTGCTGCCGCATCCGCTGCTGCCGCGCTGGATTCAGCGGCAGGTGGAAGCAGCGCTCCAGCGCCTGGAGGGTCAGCGTTAA
- a CDS encoding diacylglycerol kinase, whose translation MKTARLIYNPTSGREEMKRRLADILDRLDMGGIEATCHATTGEGDATAAAAQAVERGTYDLIIAAGGDGTLNEVINGMAEKPNLPPLGILPLGTTNDFARAMGIPKNWEEACDLILRQEARLIDLGKANDRYFINIAGGGQLTELTYEVPSKLKTMMGQLAYYLKGIEKMASLAPQELYIRANGQEMIHDEFMLFLIANTNSVGGFEKLAPGARIDDGLLDVIAVKKCNLAEFIRLVRLTIRGEHLNDKKVVYFRTDAMEVTSPGYVQLNLDGELGGTLPGNFSILPQHLQIFAQN comes from the coding sequence ATGAAAACTGCGAGATTGATTTATAATCCCACTTCTGGTCGGGAAGAAATGAAAAGACGACTCGCCGATATTCTAGACCGGCTGGATATGGGCGGTATCGAAGCTACCTGCCATGCAACAACGGGAGAGGGCGATGCTACTGCGGCTGCAGCCCAGGCTGTGGAACGCGGTACTTATGATCTGATCATAGCTGCCGGAGGCGACGGTACGCTCAATGAAGTGATTAACGGGATGGCGGAGAAGCCGAACCTTCCCCCGCTCGGCATCTTGCCGCTGGGCACGACGAATGATTTCGCGCGGGCTATGGGCATTCCGAAGAATTGGGAGGAAGCCTGCGACCTGATTCTGCGCCAGGAAGCGCGCCTGATCGATCTCGGCAAAGCCAATGACCGTTACTTCATTAATATAGCAGGCGGCGGACAGCTGACGGAGCTGACCTATGAGGTCCCCAGCAAGCTGAAGACCATGATGGGCCAGCTCGCCTATTACCTGAAGGGGATCGAGAAGATGGCCAGCCTTGCTCCGCAAGAGCTGTACATCCGCGCGAACGGCCAGGAGATGATCCATGACGAGTTCATGCTCTTCCTGATCGCCAACACGAATTCGGTCGGCGGCTTCGAGAAGCTGGCTCCGGGTGCGCGCATCGATGACGGCCTGCTCGATGTTATTGCCGTTAAGAAATGCAACCTGGCCGAGTTCATCCGGCTGGTGCGTCTAACCATTCGGGGCGAGCACCTGAATGACAAGAAGGTTGTCTATTTCCGCACCGATGCCATGGAGGTTACCTCTCCAGGCTACGTTCAGCTGAACCTGGACGGTGAGCTGGGCGGCACCCTGCCGGGCAACTTCAGCATTTTGCCGCAGCATCTGCAGATTTTTGCGCAGAATTAA
- the rlmD gene encoding 23S rRNA (uracil(1939)-C(5))-methyltransferase RlmD: MNKQRSRRSASRREQGAAPVAGLPVNKNDEVLLDIIGMTHEGEGVGRVEGFTLFVQGALPGERVRARVLKTKKQYGYAKLLELVQASPDRIAPPCPIYDQCGGCQLQHMDYTAQLAWKRQLVVDNLQRIGKLEVAGAAGADAASASGAQGEGIRVLPTLGMDEPWRYRNKAQVPIGVTEGGLVGGFYARGSHRIIDMETCLIQHEDNDKVVAAVKSLGRELGITAYDEETARGLLRHVVVKKAFRTGQMMLVLVTNGRDIPHLDAWLGSIREQLPAVVSICQNINTQRTNVIFGNDTRVLWGSEVIYDYIGEVQFAISARSFYQVNPAQTEVLYGRTLEYAALTGKETVIDAYCGIGTISLFLAQHADQVYGVEIVPEAIEDARANAKLNGMNNVKFEVGASEDVIPAWKEQGITPDVIVVDPPRKGCDPRLLETILLMQPERVVYVSCNPSTLARDLRVLEDGGYRTVEVTPVDMFPHTTHIESVALLELK; this comes from the coding sequence ATGAATAAACAACGCAGCAGGCGCAGCGCAAGCCGCCGGGAGCAAGGGGCGGCCCCTGTCGCCGGACTGCCGGTGAATAAGAATGATGAGGTCCTGCTCGATATTATCGGCATGACCCATGAAGGTGAAGGGGTAGGCCGCGTAGAGGGCTTTACCCTATTTGTGCAGGGCGCTCTTCCCGGTGAGAGAGTCCGGGCCAGAGTGCTCAAGACCAAAAAACAGTACGGCTACGCCAAGCTGCTGGAGCTGGTGCAGGCCAGCCCCGACCGCATCGCGCCGCCCTGCCCGATCTATGATCAGTGTGGCGGCTGCCAGCTGCAGCATATGGACTATACCGCGCAGCTCGCGTGGAAGCGCCAGCTGGTGGTGGATAACCTCCAGCGGATCGGGAAGCTGGAGGTGGCCGGTGCGGCGGGGGCTGATGCGGCAAGTGCATCAGGGGCTCAAGGCGAAGGCATCCGCGTGCTGCCTACCCTTGGCATGGACGAGCCATGGCGTTACCGTAACAAGGCCCAGGTGCCTATCGGGGTGACCGAAGGCGGTCTGGTCGGCGGCTTCTATGCACGGGGCAGTCACCGGATCATCGACATGGAGACCTGCCTGATCCAGCATGAGGACAACGACAAGGTCGTTGCTGCTGTCAAAAGCCTCGGCCGTGAGCTGGGCATCACCGCCTATGACGAAGAGACCGCCCGTGGACTGCTCCGCCACGTGGTGGTGAAGAAGGCGTTCCGCACCGGCCAGATGATGCTGGTGCTGGTCACGAACGGCCGGGATATCCCGCACCTGGACGCCTGGCTCGGCAGTATCCGCGAGCAGCTTCCGGCAGTGGTCAGCATCTGCCAGAACATCAACACCCAGCGCACCAATGTCATCTTCGGCAACGATACCCGCGTCCTCTGGGGCAGCGAGGTCATCTACGACTACATTGGCGAGGTGCAGTTCGCCATCTCGGCGCGCTCCTTCTACCAGGTGAACCCTGCACAGACTGAGGTGCTATACGGCAGAACGCTGGAGTATGCTGCGCTAACCGGCAAGGAGACTGTAATCGATGCCTACTGCGGCATCGGCACCATCTCCCTGTTCCTGGCCCAGCATGCGGATCAGGTGTATGGTGTGGAAATCGTGCCCGAAGCCATCGAGGACGCCCGCGCCAACGCGAAGCTGAACGGAATGAACAACGTGAAGTTCGAAGTCGGCGCTTCGGAGGATGTCATCCCGGCCTGGAAAGAACAGGGCATCACCCCGGACGTCATCGTCGTCGATCCCCCGCGCAAGGGCTGCGACCCGCGCCTGCTGGAGACCATCCTGCTGATGCAGCCGGAGCGTGTCGTGTACGTGTCATGCAACCCATCTACCCTGGCCCGCGACCTGCGGGTGCTGGAGGATGGGGGCTACCGGACGGTGGAGGTTACGCCGGTGGATATGTTCCCGCATACGACACATATCGAATCAGTCGCTCTACTGGAGCTGAAATAG
- a CDS encoding tyrosine-type recombinase/integrase translates to MANIQKRGDNSWCFTVYTGVQANGKYGRRTKTVTITDESLLKTKKRLQDHLDMEYNKFREEVQAGEYIAPQKMTITDFVEEWRTKYAAKQLEHKTLTAYESHLKTRILPTFGHMKLEDMKPLHIVDFLELLSQDGGRGDKKSGGLSSGTVQINHRILKNIFSRAVEWKIIKSNPVAAVQKPKVTSKEIVPYDEHEVELLLQAIEKEPIHWRMLITLALTTGMRRGELLGLEWRHVDWKTGVIDVSQTLVQALKGEIIVKEPKTKNSKRKVTLPASVLEELRDYYAYRVKERDKLGDAWNGRDREGREWHFMFCHADGSPFHHERPYLWFRQFIKNNNLRYIRFHDLRHTSATLLINQGVHAKIISERLGHGNITTTMNIYGHALQSADQAAADKLDSLFSKKGKNTKIKTLQE, encoded by the coding sequence ATGGCAAACATTCAAAAACGCGGGGATAATAGCTGGTGCTTCACTGTCTACACTGGCGTCCAGGCTAACGGAAAATACGGCCGCCGCACCAAGACAGTAACAATAACCGATGAATCCTTACTGAAGACCAAGAAGCGGCTGCAGGATCACCTGGACATGGAATACAACAAATTCCGTGAAGAGGTTCAGGCCGGAGAGTACATCGCTCCACAGAAAATGACCATTACGGATTTTGTGGAGGAGTGGCGGACGAAATACGCCGCGAAGCAGTTGGAGCATAAGACGCTCACCGCGTATGAGTCCCACCTGAAGACACGGATCTTGCCAACATTCGGCCACATGAAGCTGGAAGATATGAAGCCGCTCCATATTGTCGACTTCCTTGAATTGCTCAGCCAGGACGGCGGCCGGGGCGATAAGAAAAGCGGCGGTCTCTCATCAGGGACAGTCCAGATCAACCACCGTATTCTGAAAAACATCTTCTCGCGGGCTGTGGAATGGAAGATCATTAAGAGCAACCCTGTAGCTGCGGTCCAGAAGCCGAAGGTTACCAGTAAGGAAATCGTCCCTTATGATGAGCATGAGGTAGAGCTGCTGCTTCAGGCGATTGAGAAGGAACCGATCCACTGGCGTATGCTGATTACGCTGGCCCTGACTACTGGCATGCGGCGCGGGGAGCTGCTAGGACTGGAATGGCGGCATGTGGACTGGAAGACGGGGGTAATTGATGTTTCTCAAACGCTTGTTCAAGCCCTCAAGGGTGAGATCATCGTCAAGGAACCGAAGACCAAGAACTCCAAACGCAAGGTTACGCTGCCGGCCTCTGTGCTGGAGGAACTGCGGGATTATTACGCCTATAGGGTGAAGGAGCGGGACAAACTGGGTGATGCCTGGAACGGGAGGGATCGGGAAGGCCGGGAGTGGCATTTCATGTTTTGCCATGCGGACGGATCCCCATTCCATCATGAACGCCCTTACCTGTGGTTCCGGCAATTCATCAAGAATAACAACCTGCGCTATATCCGCTTCCACGATTTACGGCACACCTCGGCCACACTGCTCATTAACCAGGGCGTTCATGCCAAGATCATTTCGGAGCGGCTGGGTCACGGGAATATCACCACAACGATGAATATTTACGGCCATGCGCTCCAGTCTGCGGACCAGGCTGCAGCAGATAAGCTGGACTCCCTGTTTTCCAAAAAAGGAAAAAACACAAAAATAAAGACGCTTCAGGAGTAA